In a genomic window of Phacochoerus africanus isolate WHEZ1 chromosome 6, ROS_Pafr_v1, whole genome shotgun sequence:
- the CIBAR1 gene encoding CBY1-interacting BAR domain-containing protein 1, with product MLRRSLENRDAQTKQLQDAVTNVEKHFGELCQIFAAYVRKTARLRDKADLLVNEINVYASTETPHLKQGLKNFADEFAKLQDYRQAEVERLEAKVVEPLKAYGTIVKMKRDDLKATLTARNREAKQLTQLERTRQRNPSDRHVISQAETELQRATMDATRTTRHLEETIDSFEKQKIKDIKTIFSEFITIEMLFHGKALEVYTSAYQNIQKIDEEEDLEVFRNSLCPPDYSSRLDIVRANSKSPLQRSLSTKCVSGTGQVSTCRLKKDQQTEDDDDEEDEDLDITEEEN from the exons ATGTTGAGGCGCAGCTTGGAAAACCG GGACGCTCAAACGAAACAACTGCAAGATGCCGTCACAAACGTGGAGAAGCATTTTGGAGAGCTGTGCCAAATCTTTGCTGCTTATGTGCGGAAAACTGCCAGACTACGAGACAAAGCAGACCTCCTGGTGAATGAAATCAACGTatatgcctccacagagaccccaCATTTAAAGCAGGGCCTGAAAAACTTTGCTGACGAGTTTGCCAAACTTCAGGATTATCGACAAGCAGAG GTTGAAAGACTTGAAGCCAAAGTAGTTGAACCTTTGAAAGCTTATGGAACCATTGTAAAAATGAAACGA GATGACCTCAAAGCAACATTAACAGCAAGGAATCGAGAAGCTAAACAGTTAACTCAGTTAGAAAGAACACGTCAGAGAAACCCATCTGATCGACATGTTATT TCACAG GCAGAAACTGAATTACAGAGAGCTACCATGGATGCTACCCGAACAACTCGCCATCTGGAGGAAACTATTGACAGttttgaaaagcagaaaataaaggatATAAAG acaatattttcagaatttatcACCATCGAAATGTTATTTCATGGCAAAGCTTTAGAGGTCTACACTTCTGCCTACCAAAATATACAGAAGATTGATGAAGAAGAAGATTTAGAG GTTTTCCGAAATTCTCTGTGTCCACCAGATTATTCATCTCGTTTAGATATCGTAAGAGCAAATTCCAAGTCACCTCTTCAGAGATCACTGTCAACTAAGTGTGTATCTGGAACAGGACAG GTATCCACCTGTCGActaaaaaaagatcaacaaacagaagatgatgatgatgaagaggaTGAAGACTTAGACATTACcgaagaagaaaattaa